In Silene latifolia isolate original U9 population chromosome X, ASM4854445v1, whole genome shotgun sequence, the following proteins share a genomic window:
- the LOC141621215 gene encoding E3 ubiquitin-protein ligase PUB23-like, giving the protein MGDFEIPTHFLCPISLQLMKDPVTIVTGITYDRDSIEKWFYTCKNTTCPVTKLGLISQPLDDNNHQNLTINSDRFCIKVSPYYPTLMITPNHTLRRLIQSWCTLHASDGVERIPTPKQPIIVNHAYVTKLISDARESTKLTYSCMERILSLVLEGKAKKVLEECGAFDYVGSILIGEGYDKCYKEEALSFFAQIVDIENVFKGLIKSSGDHLLFIDSIVELLRFGSVQIRENGVKVLNFVYKVADPTQLSNVTYDMVREVVNIIRENISNVSTKWALKLLVELNPWGRNRVKVVQAGLVHVLVELLIDGLDRRLSELGLVVLDQLCGCAEGRADLVGHGAGIAVVSKKILRVSHVASDRAVKILSLISRYVATGRVLGDMMEVGVVAKLCLVIQVECSSKTKERAKQMLKLHSSVWKVSPCIPPHLLSSYPCN; this is encoded by the coding sequence ATGGGTGATTTCGAAATCCCAACACATTTTTTATGTCCAATCTCACTACAACTTATGAAAGACCCCGTTACCATAGTAACGGGTATAACATACGATAGGGATAGCATAGAAAAATGGTTTTACACTTGTAAAAACACAACATGTCCCGTTACTAAACTAGGGTTAATCTCCCAACCATTAGATGATAATAATCATCAAAATTTAACGATCAACTCTGATCGCTTCTGTATAAAGGTAAGTCCTTATTATCCTACACTAATGATCACACCAAACCATACTCTCCGCCGTCTGATCCAATCATGGTGCACTCTCCATGCATCGGACGGCGTAGAACGAATCCCTACACCAAAACAACCAATTATAGTAAACCATGCATACGTCACAAAGCTCATTTCTGACGCAAGGGAGTCCACCAAGTTAACGTACTCCTGCATGGAGAGGATCTTGTCTCTTGTTCTAGAAGGTAAAGCTAAGAAGGTTCTAGAAGAGTGTGGAGCTTTTGATTATGTGGGGTCCATTTTAATAGGTGAAGGATATGATAAATGTTATAAAGAAGAGGCATTGTCCTTTTTTGCACAAATTGTTGATATTGAGAATGTTTTCAAGGGTTTGATTAAGAGTAGTGGTGATCATTTGTTGTTTATCGACTCAATTGTTGAGTTATTAAGGTTCGGGTCAGTTCAGATCAGGGAGAACGGGGTTAAGGTACTTAATTTTGTGTATAAAGTAGCGGACCCGACTCAATTAAGTAATGTCACGTATGATATGGTTAGGGAAGTTGTTAATATTATTAGAGAGAATATTTCTAATGTGTCTACCAAGTGGGCTTTGAAGCTTCTAGTGGAATTAAACCCGTGGGGGAGAAATCGAGTTAAAGTGGTTCAGGCTGGGTTGGTCCATGTGTTGGTGGAGCTACTTATAGACGGGTTGGATCGTCGATTAAGTGAATTGGGCCTAGTGGTGTTGGACCAGTTATGTGGGTGTGCGGAAGGAAGGGCGGATCTAGTAGGGCACGGTGCAGGAATAGCAGTTGTGTCTAAGAAGATTTTACGGGTGTCACATGTGGCAAGTGATCGGGCGGTTAAGATTTTGTCGTTGATTTCTCGGTATGTGGCGACCGGGAGGGTTCTTGGGGATATGATGGAGGTTGGGGTGGTTGCTAAGTTGTGTTTGGTTATACAAGTAGAATGTAGTTCAAAGACTAAAGAAAGAGCTAAACAAATGTTGAAGTTGCATTCTAGTGTTTGGAAGGTTTCCCCTTGTATTCCTCCTCATTTGCTTTCTTCTTACCCATGTAATTGA